One genomic segment of Methanofastidiosum sp. includes these proteins:
- a CDS encoding Hsp20/alpha crystallin family protein — MIRRYYIITRDSNHSFKEDYWHINYCSCNNIEPLTEFVETNEALIATLDMPCVEKEKIEVTSEENCVRIFAPTTKGFCFKRDINLPFSTDPEKVRATYKKGILAIEIPKKVKHYKIEIK; from the coding sequence ATGATAAGAAGGTACTATATTATCACAAGAGATTCAAATCATTCATTTAAAGAAGATTATTGGCATATTAACTACTGCAGTTGCAATAATATTGAACCTCTAACAGAGTTTGTCGAGACAAATGAAGCCTTAATTGCAACTTTGGATATGCCTTGCGTTGAGAAGGAAAAAATAGAGGTAACATCTGAAGAAAACTGCGTTAGGATATTTGCACCTACAACAAAAGGATTTTGCTTTAAGAGGGATATAAATCTTCCATTTTCTACTGACCCAGAAAAAGTCCGCGCTACTTATAAGAAAGGGATCCTAGCCATTGAAATACCAAAAAAAGTTAAACATTATAAAATAGAAATAAAATAA
- a CDS encoding RtcB family protein, protein MGDLKKVSEFVYEIEKKGEMKVPARIYADDKLIVKMKEDLTLKQAENISCLTGIEGYSFVMPDGHQGYGFPIGGVAAMDYENGIISPGGVGYDINCGVRLLKSSLTHDDVFGKRKEIIDSIFKNVPSGLGSQGKVKLSSKNLDEVLMVGAKWAVDEDYGWKKDLKRIESEGSMDGDPNKVSSNAKKRGMPQLGSLGSGNHFLEMQVIDEIYDEKTAAGFGLKEGQICFMMHTGSRGCGHQICSDYIQTMEGAHKKYNIKIPDRELVCAPIQSKEGEDYFKAMSSGANFAWANRQMITHWIRESIGKVFDEDPEDLGLEILYDVAHNIAKIEKHNGKKYCVHRKGATRAFWKGRDELPKEYEDFGQPVIIPGDMGTASYIMVGVKSSSQTFGSTCHGAGRVLSRSAAIKKFRGEDIIKMLEKQNIYVKAASPKVVAEEAPDVYKDIHNVVDVCDKAGLAKKVAKLRPIGVAKG, encoded by the coding sequence ATGGGAGACTTGAAGAAAGTATCTGAATTTGTTTATGAGATTGAGAAAAAAGGTGAGATGAAAGTACCGGCCAGAATATATGCTGATGATAAGCTTATTGTAAAAATGAAGGAAGACCTTACGTTAAAGCAGGCAGAGAATATATCGTGCCTTACAGGAATCGAGGGCTACTCTTTTGTCATGCCAGATGGGCACCAGGGGTATGGATTTCCCATAGGTGGCGTTGCCGCAATGGATTATGAAAATGGAATTATCTCTCCTGGAGGGGTGGGGTATGACATAAACTGCGGTGTCAGACTTCTAAAATCAAGCTTAACACATGATGACGTTTTTGGAAAAAGAAAAGAAATCATCGATTCAATATTCAAAAACGTTCCTTCCGGGCTTGGTTCACAGGGCAAGGTAAAATTATCCTCTAAGAATTTAGATGAGGTCCTGATGGTGGGGGCAAAATGGGCAGTTGATGAGGACTACGGCTGGAAAAAGGACTTGAAGCGTATTGAGAGTGAAGGAAGCATGGATGGAGACCCGAATAAAGTCAGTAGCAATGCAAAGAAGAGGGGGATGCCCCAGCTAGGGAGCCTTGGTAGCGGAAATCACTTCCTTGAAATGCAGGTTATCGATGAGATTTATGACGAGAAGACTGCTGCTGGATTTGGACTCAAAGAAGGACAGATCTGTTTTATGATGCATACAGGATCACGAGGATGTGGCCATCAGATATGTTCTGACTATATCCAAACAATGGAGGGCGCCCATAAAAAATACAATATTAAAATCCCCGATAGAGAACTTGTATGTGCGCCAATCCAGTCAAAGGAAGGAGAAGATTATTTCAAGGCAATGAGTTCAGGAGCTAACTTTGCATGGGCAAACAGGCAGATGATAACTCACTGGATAAGGGAATCCATAGGTAAAGTTTTTGATGAAGATCCAGAAGATTTAGGGTTAGAAATACTATACGATGTTGCCCATAATATAGCCAAGATTGAAAAGCACAACGGAAAGAAATACTGCGTCCATAGAAAAGGTGCAACAAGGGCATTCTGGAAGGGAAGAGATGAACTGCCAAAAGAGTATGAAGACTTCGGGCAGCCAGTTATAATCCCTGGCGACATGGGAACTGCGTCTTACATAATGGTCGGGGTAAAATCATCAAGTCAAACGTTTGGGTCAACATGTCACGGAGCTGGAAGAGTTCTTTCAAGAAGTGCGGCGATTAAGAAATTTAGAGGCGAGGACATAATCAAAATGCTTGAAAAGCAAAATATATATGTCAAAGCCGCTTCTCCAAAGGTCGTTGCCGAAGAAGCTCCTGATGTATACAAAGATATTCATAACGTAGTGGACGTATGTGATAAAGCAGGGCTTGCAAAGAAAGTTGCAAAACTTAGGCCGATAGGGGTAGCTAAAGGATAA
- a CDS encoding carboxymuconolactone decarboxylase family protein, translating to MKYDVFYGKGMGKVKKDYPEIYEVIKNLNEVVYTGKVLDYKTQKLIAIGITAGNCDETATEKQMRSAMKELKVTPEEIADVLRVVLLLSGQPAFIKGMRILDELTKK from the coding sequence ATGAAGTACGACGTGTTTTATGGAAAAGGGATGGGAAAGGTAAAGAAAGATTATCCAGAGATTTACGAAGTTATAAAAAATCTTAACGAAGTTGTATATACGGGGAAGGTCCTTGACTACAAAACGCAGAAGCTTATTGCGATTGGGATTACTGCAGGTAACTGCGATGAAACTGCCACAGAAAAACAGATGCGCTCAGCAATGAAGGAATTAAAGGTAACTCCGGAAGAGATAGCTGATGTTTTGAGGGTAGTTCTCTTATTATCGGGCCAGCCAGCCTTCATAAAAGGTATGAGAATACTTGATGAACTTACAAAAAAATAG
- a CDS encoding PQQ-binding-like beta-propeller repeat protein, with the protein MKKLIAILIIGMFILSAGAVYAADGTQKWRFNTGNAIDSSPAIGADGTIYVGSWDCYLYAVNPNGTQKWKFPTSGVIYSSPAIGADGTIYVGSGDSYLYAIEGSSGWTTADYRQSMKAYANSNWPRFGQNNFNLHRAVPTLHKSLPIDRFLKILNENRCKNHPGAEGCEVN; encoded by the coding sequence ATGAAGAAATTAATAGCTATTTTGATAATAGGAATGTTTATTCTGTCCGCAGGGGCTGTCTATGCCGCTGACGGCACCCAGAAGTGGAGATTTAATACAGGTAATGCTATTGATTCATCGCCTGCAATCGGTGCTGACGGCACTATCTATGTCGGAAGCTGGGATTGTTACCTTTACGCGGTAAATCCCAACGGCACCCAGAAGTGGAAATTCCCGACAAGTGGCGTGATTTATTCATCGCCTGCAATCGGTGCTGACGGCACTATCTATGTCGGAAGCGGTGATTCTTACCTTTACGCTATTGAAGGTAGTTCTGGATGGACAACTGCAGATTATCGGCAGTCAATGAAGGCATATGCAAATTCGAACTGGCCAAGATTCGGACAAAACAACTTCAATCTACACAGGGCAGTGCCAACTCTTCACAAATCACTTCCAATAGACAGATTCTTGAAGATACTAAATGAGAACAGATGCAAGAATCATCCAGGCGCCGAAGGATGCGAAGTTAATTAA
- a CDS encoding carboxymuconolactone decarboxylase family protein — protein MKDGVFYGKGVNKIKNEYPEIFEAIVKLDEAVFTGKVLDYRTQKLVALGITAARADESATKRQMMSGMNEFNITKDEIVDVLRVVLLTSGMPAFNKGMRILDEIEKQ, from the coding sequence ATGAAAGATGGCGTATTTTATGGAAAAGGTGTAAACAAGATAAAAAACGAATATCCTGAAATATTCGAGGCTATAGTAAAGCTCGACGAAGCAGTTTTTACAGGAAAAGTACTTGACTATAGAACTCAAAAATTAGTTGCACTTGGAATAACAGCGGCAAGAGCAGATGAAAGCGCAACAAAAAGACAGATGATGTCCGGTATGAATGAATTTAATATAACAAAGGACGAGATAGTTGATGTCTTAAGGGTCGTCCTCTTAACTTCAGGCATGCCAGCATTTAACAAAGGGATGAGAATCTTAGATGAGATAGAAAAACAATAA
- a CDS encoding MBL fold metallo-hydrolase — translation MKLRWLGGAGEVGKSCVEVDIDGRIFILDCGVKLSGEGMYPDLSDVNISAIEAVIISHAHLDHSGYAPRLYSLGYNGPIYFTKPTMDLALLIQKDFIKVQELQGEKVPYYQEDIRKEIARAVALNYEEKVYINEDISLTFYDAGHILGAAQICLDTPYGRIVYTGDIGSDVRTLNPVKKGIPGVDYLILESTYGMKSDVHPPIEHREKDLIRVIKETKKKKGNVLIPVFAIDRAQNIMMILKEAKERGEISQPIYLEGMLIKANDIYDNYPDWMNQKMINLFRKENPFNSKMFREVWNRKKIIQSPEPIIVVTTAGMMSGGPVIDYFKSWAPDEKNTLLLVGYQVEETFGRQILDGLREFKDEDGKLRKINSRVEWIEFSAHASHPDLIDYVSSFEEPPKKVFLNHGDPKKLEELWEELSKITECVVADLGVYYTLEQIAEAEEISTKKVTYEKLPPLESPFDLIVTTPQDKILKDRTINLIENTQNELLIAGYLDDSIVSFIIDVVKKGAKVKAIFRHITRPGNKKAFKILKKNGAEVRVNRECHARFLISDDRESIISSSDLTRDSFYDHFEAGIITNDKTILKKTRDFFYKMWDQSVEGYAKD, via the coding sequence ATGAAGCTTAGATGGTTAGGTGGTGCTGGCGAGGTTGGAAAATCTTGCGTTGAAGTTGATATTGATGGACGAATATTTATTTTGGATTGCGGAGTAAAGCTTTCTGGGGAAGGGATGTATCCTGATTTATCAGATGTTAACATATCCGCAATTGAAGCTGTTATTATCTCTCACGCACATCTTGACCATTCTGGATATGCGCCTCGTCTTTATTCTCTTGGATATAACGGCCCCATATACTTTACTAAGCCAACTATGGACCTGGCACTTTTAATCCAAAAAGATTTTATCAAAGTCCAAGAGCTTCAAGGAGAAAAGGTTCCTTATTACCAAGAAGATATACGAAAAGAGATCGCTAGAGCAGTAGCTCTTAACTATGAAGAAAAGGTCTACATAAATGAAGACATATCTCTTACTTTTTATGATGCTGGCCATATATTGGGTGCAGCTCAAATATGTCTTGACACGCCTTACGGAAGAATTGTTTATACAGGGGATATCGGCTCTGATGTTAGAACTTTAAATCCAGTTAAAAAAGGAATACCTGGAGTGGACTACCTAATACTAGAGTCAACTTATGGAATGAAAAGTGACGTGCATCCACCAATAGAACATAGAGAAAAGGACCTGATCCGAGTAATTAAAGAAACAAAAAAGAAGAAAGGAAATGTCTTGATACCTGTTTTTGCGATAGACAGAGCCCAAAATATAATGATGATTCTAAAAGAGGCAAAGGAAAGGGGAGAGATATCGCAGCCCATATACCTTGAGGGCATGCTTATCAAAGCAAATGACATCTACGACAACTACCCCGACTGGATGAATCAAAAGATGATAAATCTCTTCAGAAAAGAAAATCCTTTCAACAGCAAAATGTTTAGAGAGGTTTGGAACAGAAAGAAAATAATTCAGTCACCTGAGCCGATAATAGTCGTTACTACTGCGGGAATGATGTCTGGAGGTCCAGTTATCGATTATTTCAAATCATGGGCACCTGACGAAAAAAACACACTTTTATTAGTTGGTTACCAAGTTGAAGAAACTTTTGGCAGACAAATTTTAGATGGCTTAAGAGAATTTAAAGACGAGGATGGGAAACTAAGAAAGATTAATTCAAGGGTAGAATGGATTGAATTCTCCGCCCATGCTTCCCATCCAGATCTAATCGATTATGTGTCATCTTTTGAAGAACCACCAAAAAAAGTATTTTTAAATCATGGAGATCCTAAAAAACTAGAAGAGTTGTGGGAGGAACTCAGTAAGATTACAGAATGCGTGGTAGCAGATCTTGGAGTCTATTATACTTTAGAACAGATCGCTGAAGCTGAAGAGATATCAACTAAGAAGGTAACTTACGAAAAATTACCGCCGTTGGAATCTCCATTTGACTTAATCGTTACCACCCCTCAAGACAAGATTCTAAAGGATAGAACCATTAATCTCATAGAAAACACTCAGAATGAACTTCTTATCGCAGGATATCTTGATGATTCCATTGTTTCGTTTATTATAGATGTTGTGAAAAAAGGTGCAAAGGTCAAGGCAATATTCAGACACATCACAAGACCAGGCAATAAAAAAGCATTCAAAATCTTAAAGAAAAATGGCGCAGAGGTCAGAGTAAACAGGGAATGCCATGCTAGATTCTTAATCTCTGATGATAGAGAATCAATAATTTCTTCTTCGGACCTTACAAGAGACAGCTTCTATGACCACTTTGAAGCGGGGATAATAACTAACGACAAGACTATACTAAAGAAAACAAGGGATTTCTTTTACAAGATGTGGGACCAAAGTGTCGAGGGATACGCAAAGGATTAA
- a CDS encoding ribulose-bisphosphate carboxylase large subunit, with protein sequence MDFVRIGEDIDKDFYLIADFYIETDDVIKNAGELAKESSNGTWTPLKTSKGYASSLSAFVFYAKELYEIEDNKAAYIKVAYPIELFEDNSVPQILSDIAGNILGMKIIPKARLIDVDMPQKYIKTFKGPEYGIEGVRKYMKTDKTRRPHIGTIVKPKVGLNPEDTASLSYESWYGGCDFVKDDENLTNQRFCPFEDRVIKVLDALDRAESETGEKKLYAPNITGVNMTERAQFVKDHGGACIMVDILVAGFSKVQEIRDQGFKMIIHGHRAMHAAITRNERQGISMPVLSLLSRLAGIDQLHVGSVVGKMEGEIEEVLKNKEKIVSDLFGLNPCFPVNSGGLHPGHIPAIVQFMGDDTIVQAGGGIHGHPDGTIKGAAAMRQAVDAVMEGISLPEYAKTHEELRKALEKWK encoded by the coding sequence ATGGATTTTGTAAGAATTGGAGAGGATATTGACAAAGATTTCTATTTGATTGCAGATTTCTACATCGAAACAGATGACGTGATAAAAAATGCTGGAGAGCTTGCAAAGGAATCTTCCAACGGAACCTGGACGCCTCTTAAAACTTCAAAGGGATATGCCTCTAGTTTGTCGGCTTTTGTTTTTTATGCTAAAGAGCTCTATGAGATTGAGGACAATAAAGCGGCATACATCAAAGTTGCTTACCCAATAGAGTTGTTTGAAGATAATTCAGTTCCACAAATTCTATCTGATATTGCAGGGAACATTCTAGGTATGAAGATAATACCAAAGGCAAGACTAATTGATGTTGATATGCCTCAGAAATACATTAAAACTTTCAAAGGCCCAGAATATGGAATCGAGGGCGTAAGGAAATACATGAAGACAGATAAGACCAGAAGACCGCATATAGGCACCATAGTCAAGCCAAAAGTTGGGCTAAATCCAGAAGATACTGCCAGCCTCTCTTATGAATCGTGGTATGGGGGATGCGATTTTGTAAAGGACGATGAGAATCTCACAAATCAGAGATTTTGCCCTTTTGAAGATAGAGTCATAAAGGTTCTTGATGCCCTCGACAGAGCAGAAAGTGAAACTGGAGAAAAGAAACTCTATGCCCCAAATATAACGGGGGTAAACATGACAGAAAGAGCCCAGTTTGTAAAAGACCATGGTGGGGCTTGCATAATGGTTGACATCCTAGTTGCTGGATTTTCAAAAGTTCAAGAGATAAGGGATCAGGGATTTAAGATGATAATACATGGACACAGGGCCATGCATGCAGCTATAACACGAAACGAAAGGCAAGGCATTTCGATGCCAGTGTTGTCACTTCTTTCAAGGCTTGCAGGGATTGACCAGCTGCATGTAGGCAGTGTAGTTGGCAAGATGGAAGGTGAGATCGAAGAAGTGCTTAAAAATAAGGAGAAGATTGTATCTGACCTTTTTGGTTTGAATCCATGCTTTCCAGTAAATTCAGGCGGACTTCACCCGGGCCACATACCTGCCATAGTTCAGTTCATGGGAGATGACACAATAGTCCAGGCTGGGGGAGGGATACACGGACACCCCGATGGGACTATAAAAGGTGCAGCTGCCATGCGACAGGCTGTAGATGCCGTCATGGAAGGGATATCACTCCCGGAGTACGCAAAGACTCATGAAGAGCTTAGAAAAGCCTTAGAAAAATGGAAATGA
- a CDS encoding DUF4342 domain-containing protein: protein MEDTAKYCAECGYSTAKREEFYVDSDHLIEEIKKIIDEGIATRIIIKDENDKLLLDIPLAAGLVGALIAPWLAALGAIAALVVKCKIVVEKPN from the coding sequence ATAGAAGACACTGCAAAATACTGCGCAGAGTGTGGCTATTCAACGGCCAAGAGGGAGGAATTCTACGTTGATTCAGACCACTTGATAGAGGAAATAAAGAAGATCATAGATGAAGGTATAGCAACAAGGATTATTATCAAAGATGAAAACGATAAATTGCTTCTAGATATCCCTCTTGCAGCTGGTCTCGTCGGCGCATTGATTGCACCATGGCTCGCAGCACTTGGTGCCATAGCTGCTCTAGTTGTAAAATGCAAGATAGTTGTAGAAAAACCAAATTAA
- a CDS encoding immune inhibitor A yields MKVISVKKIGIALLSMAVLSLIVAVPVFSNNYVYNFEKSSAGWEATGMWHIVDETSQYRNANSGVSSFWYGNDLTGNYDSGTANSGRLVSPPINLKGSTNATLTFWYWYQTENMGKLYDQRFIQVREVGNGDWEDLDQLHSDPMQLWLQKSYDLSSYNGKVIEIGFYFDMSDELANDYRGWYIDDVEIQVEKN; encoded by the coding sequence ATGAAGGTGATTTCAGTGAAAAAGATTGGAATTGCTCTATTGTCAATGGCGGTTTTATCTTTGATTGTTGCTGTGCCTGTATTCAGCAATAATTATGTTTATAATTTTGAAAAGAGCTCGGCTGGATGGGAAGCAACAGGTATGTGGCATATCGTAGATGAAACGTCACAATACAGAAACGCTAACAGTGGAGTTTCAAGTTTTTGGTACGGGAATGACCTTACAGGAAACTATGATTCTGGAACTGCTAACAGCGGTAGACTTGTTTCACCCCCTATAAATCTAAAAGGTTCAACTAATGCAACTTTAACATTTTGGTACTGGTATCAAACTGAAAATATGGGCAAACTTTACGACCAAAGATTTATCCAGGTAAGGGAAGTTGGAAATGGGGACTGGGAAGACCTAGATCAGTTACACAGCGACCCAATGCAACTTTGGCTTCAAAAAAGCTATGATCTCTCAAGTTATAACGGAAAAGTTATCGAGATAGGCTTCTATTTTGACATGAGCGATGAATTAGCAAATGATTACCGTGGCTGGTACATTGACGATGTTGAAATTCAAGTTGAAAAAAACTGA
- a CDS encoding proteasome assembly chaperone family protein: MNPSDDIIIIETKKIDVDNPIVLEGVPDMGLVGSIAVSHLIQEQNFEDVGYIKSDLFPPVMVVHSRKVLNPIRIFQKDNIIAILSEIPIDPNPGYMLSKRLTEWYKEKGVELIISISGTPFQERIDIDEPEVFGTSNNEEILKKMEDSGVKILEEGFVSGFYALILKNSIELNLNSSVLLAQCYPSYPDPGAAASILKILNKMTGLNVDFKQLIEQAEDLKVNYRALMEQTNASIQRESKVDVPTMYR, encoded by the coding sequence ATGAACCCTTCCGATGATATAATTATTATTGAAACTAAGAAGATTGATGTTGATAATCCAATAGTTCTAGAAGGAGTACCAGATATGGGGCTCGTTGGTTCAATAGCCGTAAGTCATCTGATACAAGAACAGAATTTTGAAGATGTTGGCTACATCAAGTCTGACCTTTTCCCTCCCGTAATGGTAGTCCATTCCAGAAAAGTGTTAAATCCTATAAGGATATTTCAAAAGGACAATATAATTGCAATACTCTCTGAAATCCCAATTGACCCAAACCCAGGATATATGCTATCTAAAAGACTCACTGAATGGTATAAAGAAAAAGGCGTAGAACTTATAATCTCTATAAGTGGAACACCTTTCCAAGAACGAATTGATATCGATGAACCGGAAGTTTTTGGGACATCAAACAATGAAGAGATATTGAAAAAAATGGAGGATTCAGGAGTTAAGATCCTTGAAGAAGGTTTTGTTTCTGGGTTTTATGCATTAATTCTTAAGAATTCCATCGAACTAAATCTAAATTCATCAGTTTTACTTGCGCAGTGCTATCCAAGTTATCCTGATCCAGGGGCCGCCGCTTCAATTCTTAAGATATTGAATAAAATGACAGGCTTGAATGTAGATTTTAAACAGCTGATTGAACAAGCTGAAGATCTAAAGGTCAACTATAGAGCACTTATGGAGCAGACAAACGCTTCAATCCAGAGGGAAAGTAAAGTTGATGTACCGACCATGTACAGGTAG
- a CDS encoding LysE family translocator — MEGLLLLSIGFGVGLSGAIAPGPLFMATIKDTLKYGSLSGPMICVGHLFVEIPIIIGLSLGISYVINIPIVRALIGLIGGVSLAYLGIQIIKGRKKFEKISEESMKDIQIDSIRIKKDYMLPMKTGFIFTILNPAMFIWWFTVGNGLVMRGLAIGFMGVFLLFIGHWFSDLSWYTFLSFSISKGKKFISAKVYEAILFVCGVFLVSLGVYFLYGALPYLSHYV, encoded by the coding sequence ATGGAGGGATTATTGCTTCTTTCTATAGGTTTTGGGGTCGGTTTATCAGGGGCAATTGCACCGGGCCCATTATTCATGGCTACAATAAAGGACACGTTGAAATACGGGTCACTATCAGGTCCAATGATATGCGTTGGACATCTTTTTGTAGAAATCCCAATAATAATAGGTCTCTCACTTGGTATATCTTACGTGATTAATATACCCATCGTAAGGGCGTTGATAGGTCTAATCGGTGGCGTGAGTCTAGCTTATCTTGGAATCCAGATAATAAAAGGCAGGAAAAAATTTGAAAAGATTTCTGAAGAGAGCATGAAGGATATTCAAATAGATAGCATTAGAATCAAGAAGGATTATATGCTCCCGATGAAAACTGGATTCATATTCACAATTTTAAATCCAGCGATGTTTATCTGGTGGTTTACTGTAGGAAATGGTCTTGTGATGAGGGGGCTTGCGATTGGATTTATGGGAGTATTCTTACTATTTATTGGCCACTGGTTTTCTGACTTGTCATGGTATACATTTCTTTCCTTTTCAATTTCAAAAGGTAAAAAGTTCATAAGTGCTAAAGTCTACGAGGCAATCCTTTTTGTTTGTGGTGTTTTCTTGGTATCTCTCGGGGTGTATTTCTTATATGGCGCCCTCCCTTACTTAAGCCACTATGTCTAA
- a CDS encoding RNA 3'-terminal phosphate cyclase produces MLEIDGSFGEGGGQILRTSLAFSILTDIPVHVYNIRRNRPREGLAPQHLKTISALEALTGSKVEGNSISSTEIKFFPKKEFKRKITINIGTAGSITLLLQSLMVILPFLENKTIVGVYGGTDVPWSPQVDYLKEVSLPTLERMGYRINITKVIRGYYPEGGGYVEIEAFPIKKLKPIRIDKFQKLEKIDGVSYSTNLPENVTERQKKSARGILYRDGITPNIKLQVEKDSSQRIGSGLFLFSKDKNSIIGDGALGARGKRAEEVGEEGAKQFLEKYYQGFDCHMSDQIVPYMALAEGSSSIFTKNTSHLETNISILEKFYDIKVLWEDYMLEIEGIGFENVYID; encoded by the coding sequence ATGCTTGAGATAGATGGCAGTTTTGGGGAAGGTGGCGGTCAAATTCTAAGGACTTCGCTTGCATTTTCTATTCTAACTGATATTCCCGTTCATGTCTATAACATAAGGAGAAATAGACCACGAGAAGGATTGGCACCACAGCATTTGAAAACAATATCGGCTTTAGAAGCCTTGACAGGTTCAAAAGTTGAAGGGAACTCTATAAGTTCAACTGAAATTAAATTTTTCCCAAAAAAAGAATTTAAAAGAAAGATTACAATTAACATTGGAACAGCAGGAAGCATTACGTTACTCTTGCAATCTCTCATGGTTATTTTACCCTTTTTAGAAAACAAAACAATTGTCGGTGTCTATGGAGGTACAGACGTCCCATGGAGCCCACAGGTAGACTACCTAAAGGAAGTTTCATTGCCAACTTTAGAGAGGATGGGATACAGAATTAATATCACGAAGGTGATAAGGGGCTACTACCCAGAAGGCGGAGGCTATGTTGAGATCGAAGCGTTTCCAATTAAAAAACTTAAACCAATTAGAATTGATAAATTTCAAAAATTAGAAAAGATCGATGGTGTTTCTTATTCTACAAACCTTCCTGAAAATGTGACAGAACGGCAAAAGAAATCTGCAAGAGGGATACTCTATAGAGATGGAATTACTCCCAATATCAAACTTCAAGTTGAAAAGGATTCTAGCCAAAGAATTGGATCAGGGCTATTCCTTTTCTCCAAAGACAAGAATTCAATTATTGGAGACGGGGCATTGGGCGCAAGAGGAAAAAGGGCCGAAGAGGTGGGTGAAGAAGGGGCAAAACAATTTCTAGAGAAATATTATCAAGGATTTGATTGTCACATGTCTGACCAGATAGTCCCATATATGGCTCTGGCAGAAGGGAGTTCCTCAATTTTTACTAAAAATACTTCTCATCTTGAAACAAATATTTCCATTTTGGAGAAATTTTACGATATTAAAGTTTTGTGGGAAGATTATATGCTAGAAATAGAGGGCATTGGATTTGAAAATGTTTATATAGATTGA